A genome region from Phoenix dactylifera cultivar Barhee BC4 chromosome 18, palm_55x_up_171113_PBpolish2nd_filt_p, whole genome shotgun sequence includes the following:
- the LOC103722853 gene encoding uncharacterized protein LOC103722853: MESVAGLAASAAIPASPSPISLFSPNRAFSKRPSFLPIASKHKEDEANLHSDSKSTNIIPFLNNSTSISPLSKDAAMGLVLNAVAGRGWTTGSGMEGPSMPADPESPDRTVSTVPWSLFTKSPRRRMLVAFTCNVCGQRTTRAINPHAYTDGTVFVQCCGCNVFHKLVDNLNLFHGMKCYVNPSFRYKGDKPFNYLDEDDGDDENIIPIL, from the exons ATGGAGTCCGTCGCGGGCCTCGCGGCCTCCGCAGCCATCCccgcctccccctcccccatctctctcttctcccccAATCGCGCCTTCTCCAAACGCCCTTCCTTCCTCCCCATCGCCTCCAAGC ATAAAGAGGACGAAGCCAATCTCCACTCCGACTCCAAGAGCACCAATATCATCCCCTTCCTCAACAACAGCACCTCCATTTCCCCCCTCTCCAAG GATGCGGCGATGGGCCTGGTTCTGAACGCTGTGGCCGGGAGAGGATGGACCACGGGATCCGGAATGGAAGGCCCTTCCATGCCTGCCGACCCGGAATCCCCCGATCGGACGGTCTCCACCGTCCCCTGGTCCCTCTTTACCAAGTCCCCCCGTCGCCGAATGCTGGTGGCCTTCACCTGTAACGTCTGCGGCCAGCGTACCACCCGCGCCATCAACCCCCACGCGTACACGGATGGCACCGTCTTCGTTCAG TGCTGTGGATGCAATGTGTTCCATAAGCTGGTGGACAATCTGAATCTGTTTCACGGGATGAAGTGCTATGTGAATCCGAGCTTCCGTTATAAAGGCGACAAACCATTCAACTACCTGGACGAAGATGATGGTGATGATGAGAATATCATCCCCATATTGTGA
- the LOC103722869 gene encoding transcription factor bHLH93-like: MELDELGFLEELLALRGETWDTLPNGMSEFFSSEGSLDCFQESQGLVPPSFSAFEGLAAAPAEPSFDCLSEVYCLLGAGFAAAAPEIHSSSVQSALEDGKAGRPVHGDGQTSVCKVEMGQSTPEAPVVLGMGGRMDRKKRRAEGLQSKNLMAERRRRKRLNDRLSMLRSIVPKISKMDRTSILSDTIDYMKELLERIKRLQEEIELGSEQPNLLGIFKEQLNPNDILVRNSPKFDVDRRDSDTRIEICCTSKTGLLLSTVNTLEALGLDIQQCVISCFNDFGMQASCSEDMEQRAAISSEEIKQALFRNAGYGGRCL, translated from the exons ATGGAGCTCGATGAGCTTGGATTCTTGGAGGAGCTTCTGGCTCTCAGGGGGGAGACATGGGACACTCTCCCCAATGGAATGAGTGAGTTCTTCTCCAGTGAAGGAAGCTTGGATTGCTTCCAAGAGAGCCAAGGACTGGTTCCTCCCAGCTTCTCAGCATTCGAAGGCCTCGCGGCGGCGCCGGCGGAGCCGAGTTTTGATTGCTTGAGCGAAGTCTACTGCCTGCTTGGTGCTGGGTTTGCTGCGGCGGCACCGGAGATCCACTCGTCGTCGGTGCAGTCGGCATTGGAGGATGGAAAGGCTGGTCGTCCGGTCCATGGTGACGGGCAGACGTCCGTTTGTAAGGTGGAGATGGGGCAGTCGACGCCGGAGGCGCCGGTGGTGCTTGGGATGGGTGGCCGCATGgacaggaagaagaggagagccgAGGGGCTGCAGTCGAAGAATTTAATGGCCGAGAGGCGGCGCAGGAAGCGGCTTAACGATCGGCTGTCGATGCTTCGGTCCATTGTTCCCAAGATCAGCAAG ATGGATAGGACTTCAATACTTAGTGACACCATAGATTACATGAAAGAGCTCCTGGAAAGGATCAAGCGATTGCAGGAAGAGATCGAACTGGGCTCGGAGCAGCCGAATCTACTGGGCATCTTCAAGGAGCAGCTGAATCCCAATGACATATTAGTGAGGAACTCTCCCAAG TTTGATGTCGACAGGAGAGACTCCGACACCCGAATCGAGATTTGCTGTACGTCGAAGACAGGTTTGCTGCTGTCGACTGTGAACACTTTAGAGGCCCTAGGGTTAGATATCCAGCAGTGTGTCATCAGCTGCTTCAATGACTTCGGGATGCAAGCTTCTTGCTCCGAG GATATGGAGCAGAGGGCAGCAATAAGCTCTGAGGAGATAAAGCAGGCATTGTTTAGAAATGCGGGCTATGGCGGAAGGTGTTTGTAG